From Helicobacter sp. MIT 05-5293, one genomic window encodes:
- a CDS encoding phosphoesterase, which translates to MRVFHLSHTDLDGYGCQFIAKEFFEHIHFYNANYGKEVLVRLNTILDHITHTPESLLASKFGKTPKHKNTSSEKFLILITDLNLTLNEAHHLHQRIEELKISGIDVDILLLDHHISGQECMQKYEWYNLDSSRCASKITFDTLSLQYPMRDSTRKLWIENLSQMINSVDIWLEDGYQFAFGKVAMGVISTSNELNRFMFDEEHRDYKFKLIESMKEFLDTPHGEVHFDNAVYSIKKTALGGNPQTQTMDSITSNIQVHLLSSKKQLCTIFYKDKRGFLSYSMGGISVLANLFLRQNPEYDFYLDVNTKGNVSLRANGNCDVSLMSKELFNGGGHKNASGGKIDGFKESFAYADIKSQVQYILDKNKEER; encoded by the coding sequence ATGCGCGTTTTTCACCTTTCTCATACAGACCTTGATGGCTACGGCTGTCAATTCATTGCCAAAGAATTTTTTGAGCATATTCATTTCTATAATGCAAATTATGGTAAGGAAGTATTGGTGCGTTTAAACACTATACTTGATCATATCACACATACGCCGGAAAGTTTGCTTGCTTCTAAATTTGGCAAAACACCTAAACATAAAAACACTTCTTCCGAAAAATTCTTGATTCTCATCACAGATCTTAATCTTACTTTAAATGAAGCGCATCATCTTCATCAACGCATTGAAGAGCTTAAAATCTCTGGTATCGATGTGGATATTTTACTTTTAGATCACCATATTAGCGGACAAGAATGTATGCAAAAATACGAATGGTATAATCTCGATTCGTCTCGATGCGCTTCCAAAATCACCTTTGATACTTTAAGTCTTCAATACCCTATGCGTGATAGCACACGCAAACTATGGATAGAGAATCTTAGCCAAATGATCAATTCCGTAGATATTTGGCTTGAAGATGGCTATCAGTTTGCTTTTGGTAAAGTCGCAATGGGCGTGATTAGCACAAGCAATGAACTTAATCGCTTTATGTTTGATGAGGAACATCGTGATTATAAATTTAAACTGATAGAATCAATGAAAGAGTTTTTAGACACACCTCATGGGGAAGTGCATTTTGATAATGCAGTTTATAGTATCAAAAAAACTGCCTTGGGTGGAAATCCCCAAACACAAACAATGGATAGCATCACATCAAATATCCAAGTGCATTTGCTCAGCTCAAAAAAGCAGCTTTGCACGATATTTTATAAAGACAAAAGAGGATTCTTAAGCTATTCAATGGGTGGAATCAGCGTATTAGCTAATCTTTTTTTACGACAAAATCCCGAATACGATTTCTATCTCGATGTCAATACCAAAGGCAATGTAAGCCTAAGAGCAAATGGTAACTGCGATGTAAGTCTCATGAGCAAAGAGCTTTTTAATGGTGGAGGGCATAAAAATGCTTCAGGCGGCAAGATTGATGGCTTTAAAGAAAGCTTTGCGTATGCAGATATAAAATCACAAGTGCAATATATTTTAGACAAAAATAAGGAGGAGCGATGA
- a CDS encoding M15 family metallopeptidase — MRSAVLVFLCILCVQAMGIDRDRIAQECLKKYYPQIKSIEDNQVILHDGRVFVWNDGIKKTYEEKVLNPDMHNAFEVPYPFHGSIVERDKDTSRIRHLEFYKSIYGDTEDEVASNLVKIPWLSEWIDQSYIYVSSRNGASEAFKRVIEKLENLPPTYFQFLKDQDAFYWRNIADSPNLSPHSFGIALDINTQYSQYWLWDIKERKQYRYENQIPLEIVQIFEEEGFVWGGRWWHYDTMHFEYRPEIICFAKNYNASR, encoded by the coding sequence ATGAGATCAGCGGTTTTGGTATTTTTATGTATTTTATGTGTGCAGGCTATGGGGATAGATAGGGATAGAATCGCTCAAGAATGCCTCAAAAAATATTATCCTCAAATCAAATCCATTGAGGATAATCAAGTCATTTTGCATGATGGAAGAGTGTTTGTATGGAATGATGGTATCAAAAAGACCTATGAAGAAAAGGTTCTTAATCCCGATATGCACAATGCCTTTGAAGTTCCCTATCCTTTTCATGGCTCTATTGTGGAACGTGATAAAGATACTTCGAGGATACGACATTTGGAATTTTATAAATCGATTTACGGAGACACAGAAGATGAAGTCGCTTCGAATCTCGTCAAGATTCCATGGCTTAGTGAGTGGATTGATCAAAGCTATATTTATGTAAGCTCTCGTAATGGTGCAAGTGAAGCATTTAAGAGAGTGATTGAAAAGCTTGAGAATCTTCCCCCGACATATTTTCAATTTCTCAAAGATCAAGATGCTTTTTATTGGCGTAATATTGCAGATTCTCCGAATCTTTCTCCTCATAGTTTTGGTATCGCACTTGATATTAACACACAATATTCTCAATATTGGCTTTGGGATATTAAAGAGCGCAAACAATATCGTTATGAGAATCAAATCCCTTTAGAGATTGTTCAAATTTTTGAGGAGGAAGGCTTTGTGTGGGGTGGGCGTTGGTGGCATTACGATACGATGCACTTTGAGTATCGTCCAGAGATTATTTGTTTTGCAAAAAATTACAATGCCTCCCGATAA
- a CDS encoding sodium-dependent transporter has translation MQKRQTWSNTLTYVLTVAGATIGFGATWRFPYLVGENGGGAYVLVFVLAMILVGIPVICVENVIGRRAHKNAIDAFKGVANTKPIPKIFSLVGYLGVLGAFGIMAYYMVLGGWVITYIINILNGNLNLSSPIDKEIASHFYHTQIEHNPIMISIWTMLFVSINWFILKKGVINGIERSMKYLMPLLLICLIIMVIRNLTLPNAMEGVRFYLMPDFSKITPKLFIDVLGQVFFALSLGFGVMITLSSYLKKSENMIKTAITTGILNTLIALLAGLMIFPSLFSFDLEPTQGSSLVFQALPIVFSHIYLGNVLAIVFFVLLLTAALTTSLPIYEVIITALNEKFNIPRTTAINITLGVIFVLGNIPCILSEEVFNQFDFISGNILFVLTSLGTLLFVGWVLKNEAIQELSNNGSLAPKLTKVWFYYVKFILPFIILLIFINGTFPKILSYEKITRFLPFFS, from the coding sequence ATGCAAAAAAGACAGACATGGAGCAACACACTCACTTATGTTTTAACCGTTGCAGGAGCGACTATCGGCTTTGGTGCAACATGGAGATTCCCTTATTTAGTTGGCGAAAATGGTGGTGGGGCGTATGTGCTTGTTTTTGTTCTTGCAATGATTTTAGTAGGAATCCCGGTTATTTGTGTAGAAAATGTCATCGGTAGGCGCGCTCATAAAAACGCCATTGACGCCTTTAAGGGCGTAGCAAACACAAAGCCCATTCCAAAAATTTTTAGCCTTGTTGGCTATCTTGGAGTTTTGGGGGCATTTGGGATTATGGCATATTATATGGTGCTAGGCGGCTGGGTCATTACCTATATCATTAATATTTTAAACGGGAATCTGAATCTCTCCTCGCCGATTGATAAAGAAATCGCTTCACATTTTTATCACACACAGATTGAACATAACCCTATAATGATTAGTATTTGGACAATGCTTTTTGTTAGCATTAACTGGTTTATCCTCAAAAAAGGTGTGATTAATGGTATTGAGCGCAGTATGAAATACCTTATGCCCTTGCTGCTTATTTGCCTTATCATTATGGTTATTCGGAATCTCACACTACCCAATGCAATGGAGGGGGTGAGATTCTATCTGATGCCTGATTTTAGCAAAATCACTCCTAAACTCTTTATTGATGTATTAGGGCAAGTCTTTTTTGCGCTCTCACTTGGATTTGGCGTGATGATCACACTTTCTTCTTATCTCAAAAAATCAGAAAATATGATCAAAACCGCTATCACAACAGGTATTCTTAACACACTCATCGCACTTTTGGCAGGACTTATGATTTTCCCCTCACTCTTTAGCTTTGACCTTGAGCCCACACAAGGCTCGAGTCTTGTTTTTCAAGCTCTCCCTATTGTATTTTCACATATTTATTTAGGTAATGTCTTAGCCATTGTATTTTTTGTCCTACTTCTCACGGCTGCTCTGACAACTTCACTGCCTATTTATGAGGTTATCATTACAGCTCTGAATGAAAAATTCAATATCCCACGCACAACAGCAATCAATATCACATTAGGTGTTATTTTTGTTTTAGGTAATATCCCTTGTATCCTTAGCGAAGAAGTTTTTAATCAATTTGACTTCATCAGTGGCAATATTCTTTTCGTGCTGACCTCTTTAGGCACACTGCTTTTTGTAGGCTGGGTGCTTAAAAATGAAGCGATACAAGAGTTAAGCAATAACGGCTCACTTGCCCCCAAACTCACTAAAGTATGGTTTTATTATGTGAAATTTATCCTGCCTTTTATTATTTTGCTCATTTTTATTAATGGCACTTTCCCTAAAATACTTAGTTATGAAAAAATAACGCGATTTTTACCATTCTTTTCATAA
- a CDS encoding cation:proton antiporter, translating into MNHTMEIVSAFSIFAVLILLASPISNLTKIPLVVVEMILGALCAHFFTFFNQSEEVKVVSEVGFLFLMFLCGLEVDIKSFTKLRKSFMLRALAYFCTLYSITCIVVLSAGLSYIYIAAFPVMSLGMIVALIKDYGKNQPWLDLALKIGIIGELVSIAVLVIIDGSTRHGMNTELGHKLIVLVVFLILVIIAFKLTKIIFWWKPSIKLLFLPRDDTNSQDLRFAVMLLFIFVLLMLFLDIKAVLGAFIAGTILSTFFKYKAKLPEKLHDFGFGFFVPFFFVYVGSTLDLTAVFTNIEILFHASYLILGMLALRIISASIVFSQYFKNVKYTLLFALSDSMPLTFLIATATLGKGLGELNDTIYASFILGAILEGIIFSILIKIIYTFWKPIKPKK; encoded by the coding sequence ATGAATCACACGATGGAAATCGTTTCTGCATTCAGTATTTTTGCAGTGCTTATCTTATTAGCCTCTCCCATCAGTAATCTTACCAAAATCCCCCTTGTTGTCGTTGAAATGATACTAGGGGCTTTGTGCGCACATTTTTTTACCTTTTTCAATCAATCCGAAGAAGTCAAAGTCGTTTCAGAAGTGGGCTTTTTATTCTTGATGTTTTTGTGTGGCTTAGAAGTAGATATTAAATCCTTTACCAAACTTCGTAAGTCTTTTATGCTTAGAGCCTTAGCATATTTTTGCACACTTTACAGCATCACTTGCATTGTGGTTTTAAGCGCAGGTTTGTCCTATATCTATATCGCAGCATTTCCCGTAATGAGTTTAGGAATGATCGTAGCATTAATCAAAGACTATGGTAAAAATCAACCATGGCTAGATCTTGCCCTAAAAATTGGCATCATAGGTGAGCTCGTCAGTATTGCAGTATTGGTGATTATCGATGGCTCTACAAGGCATGGTATGAATACAGAACTCGGACACAAACTCATCGTCTTAGTTGTATTTTTGATTCTAGTGATTATAGCCTTCAAACTCACAAAAATCATATTTTGGTGGAAACCCTCTATCAAGCTTTTATTTCTTCCTCGAGACGACACAAACTCTCAAGATTTGCGCTTTGCAGTAATGCTGCTTTTCATTTTTGTGCTTTTAATGCTATTTTTGGATATTAAAGCAGTGCTAGGTGCATTTATCGCAGGAACAATCCTAAGCACTTTTTTCAAATACAAAGCAAAACTCCCCGAAAAACTTCATGATTTTGGATTCGGGTTTTTTGTGCCATTTTTCTTTGTTTATGTGGGTTCTACACTTGACCTCACCGCTGTTTTTACAAATATCGAAATCCTTTTTCATGCTTCCTATCTTATTTTGGGTATGTTAGCCTTGCGCATTATTTCTGCAAGTATTGTCTTTAGCCAATATTTTAAAAATGTAAAATACACACTTCTTTTTGCCTTAAGTGATTCTATGCCTTTAACATTTCTTATTGCTACTGCAACTTTAGGCAAGGGCTTAGGAGAGCTTAACGATACGATTTATGCGTCTTTCATTCTCGGTGCAATCTTAGAAGGCATTATTTTTAGCATTCTGATTAAAATCATTTACACATTTTGGAAACCAATCAAACCCAAAAAATAA
- the purN gene encoding phosphoribosylglycinamide formyltransferase yields the protein MVSLNLCVRNIQNFFVRQILLTLTRKLAILFSGNGSNMQNLIETLHQKVFQDSDKQNIKLEVAITLCNNPSAHGIKRTQDLGIPCVIIPHKDFSSRLAFDEAMIKVLDSHHIDLCILAGFMRILTPSFTQHFPTINIHPSLLPAHKGAHAIADTFNARDSYGGVSVHWVNEELDGGALITQKSVALESTDTLESFEHKIHTLEYELYPIAVLQALNLDATSLQDSPQETK from the coding sequence TTGGTATCATTGAATCTTTGCGTCAGAAATATCCAAAATTTTTTCGTTAGGCAGATTCTCTTGACACTCACACGCAAACTCGCCATTTTGTTTAGCGGCAATGGAAGTAATATGCAAAATCTCATCGAAACATTGCATCAAAAAGTATTTCAAGATTCTGACAAACAAAATATCAAGCTTGAAGTCGCTATTACCTTATGCAATAATCCCTCTGCGCATGGGATTAAACGCACTCAAGATTTAGGCATTCCTTGTGTCATTATCCCCCACAAGGATTTTTCTTCTCGCCTTGCATTTGATGAGGCGATGATTAAAGTTTTAGATTCTCATCATATTGATCTTTGTATTTTGGCTGGATTTATGCGGATTCTCACGCCGAGTTTCACGCAACATTTCCCTACTATCAATATTCACCCTTCCCTTTTGCCTGCCCATAAGGGTGCGCATGCTATTGCTGATACTTTTAACGCACGCGATTCTTATGGTGGTGTGAGTGTTCATTGGGTCAATGAAGAGCTTGATGGGGGAGCGTTGATCACTCAAAAGTCAGTCGCTTTAGAATCAACAGATACTTTAGAATCTTTTGAACACAAAATCCATACGCTTGAATACGAGCTTTATCCCATTGCCGTGCTTCAAGCATTGAATCTTGATGCGACATCACTACAAGATTCACCACAGGAGACTAAATAA